A single genomic interval of Streptomyces sp. BA2 harbors:
- a CDS encoding DUF2269 domain-containing protein yields MKLSRPARRATLVVHVTAAAGWLGLTLGLLALAFAAITTDSASVTEAAARSMKLFADWLVLPLALLTLLSGLLLSLGTPWGLARHRWVYTKFWLTLATTAASAFALRPGINDTVATVSAGDPVTDPTGLIAGPIVSLSAYLFMTVISVLKPWGLTRRGRKQRDQNRRGQNRRGSAHKPVDAKVMRQTA; encoded by the coding sequence GTGAAACTAAGCCGCCCCGCTCGCCGGGCCACCCTCGTCGTCCATGTCACCGCCGCCGCAGGCTGGCTCGGGCTTACGCTCGGCCTGCTCGCGCTTGCCTTCGCGGCCATCACCACGGATTCGGCCTCGGTGACCGAGGCCGCCGCCCGCTCCATGAAGCTCTTCGCGGACTGGCTGGTGCTGCCGCTCGCACTGCTCACCCTGCTGAGCGGTCTGCTGCTGTCCCTCGGAACTCCTTGGGGACTCGCCAGGCACCGCTGGGTCTACACGAAGTTCTGGCTGACCCTGGCCACCACCGCCGCGTCGGCGTTCGCTCTGCGCCCGGGCATCAACGACACGGTCGCCACCGTGTCCGCGGGAGACCCGGTGACGGATCCGACCGGTCTGATCGCCGGACCCATCGTCTCCCTGAGCGCCTATCTCTTCATGACGGTCATCTCGGTGCTCAAGCCCTGGGGCCTGACCCGCCGTGGCCGGAAGCAACGTGACCAAAACCGACGTGGCCAAAACCGACGTGGTTCTGCCCACAAACCGGTGGACGCCAAGGTCATGCGTCAGACAGCCTGA
- a CDS encoding GNAT family N-acetyltransferase: MSTPSLSALPIRRLTLRDLTACADLSQDRGWPREDHKWGLLLSAGTGYGIDDPDGNSLIAACVVTEYGPYGSPGLGAIGMVLVAERHARKGLGRHLMRYVIEGAGTTPLTLHATPNGRPLYEQLGFKTTGRAEMVRGRFTPGGPLPDVATRPATAEDLPAIVRLDTEVFGLDRTHVLTRLPAFGDQLRVAEEDGTITGYAGAWPNMETHVIGPLIARDTETAKALIASLAAASDRPLRTDIDVRHEELLAWVKERGLAPTAFNAVMTYGIPELPGDWTRRFAPLTVAAG, from the coding sequence GTGTCGACACCTTCCCTCTCCGCCCTGCCCATCCGCCGGCTGACCCTGCGTGACCTCACCGCCTGCGCCGATCTGTCGCAGGATCGAGGCTGGCCACGCGAGGACCACAAATGGGGGCTACTGCTCTCGGCCGGCACGGGCTACGGCATCGACGACCCCGACGGCAACAGCCTCATCGCCGCCTGCGTGGTGACCGAGTACGGCCCCTATGGGAGCCCAGGCCTCGGAGCGATCGGCATGGTCCTCGTCGCCGAGCGGCACGCCCGCAAGGGCCTCGGCCGCCACCTGATGCGGTACGTCATCGAGGGCGCGGGCACCACCCCGCTCACCCTCCACGCGACGCCCAACGGCCGCCCCCTCTACGAGCAGCTCGGATTCAAGACCACCGGCCGCGCCGAGATGGTCCGCGGCCGGTTCACCCCGGGCGGCCCACTGCCGGACGTCGCCACCCGGCCGGCGACCGCGGAGGATCTGCCCGCGATCGTCAGGCTCGACACCGAGGTCTTCGGCCTCGACCGCACGCACGTACTCACTCGGCTTCCCGCCTTCGGCGACCAGCTGCGGGTCGCGGAGGAGGACGGCACCATCACCGGCTACGCGGGCGCCTGGCCGAACATGGAGACCCATGTCATCGGCCCCCTGATCGCCCGGGACACGGAGACGGCGAAGGCTTTGATCGCCTCGCTCGCCGCGGCCTCGGACCGCCCGCTGCGCACCGACATCGACGTACGTCACGAAGAGCTGCTCGCCTGGGTGAAGGAACGCGGCCTCGCACCGACCGCCTTCAATGCCGTGATGACGTACGGCATCCCCGAGCTGCCCGGCGACTGGACCCGCCGCTTCGCGCCGCTGACGGTCGCGGCCGGCTGA
- a CDS encoding GlcG/HbpS family heme-binding protein gives MSTTTPAVAPLTTQDAEALVTAARRAAEAADVTVSVTVLDAGGHLLAFRRDDRAVLISGETSTRKAYTALQLNAPTADLVDLVKPDGPFHTLPTALDRPLLFIAGGVPVHREGRLIGSIGVGGGAPEQDHGFATAAVDALR, from the coding sequence ATGAGCACCACCACCCCCGCCGTCGCCCCGCTGACCACGCAGGACGCCGAGGCACTCGTCACCGCGGCCCGCCGCGCGGCCGAAGCGGCCGATGTCACGGTCAGCGTCACCGTCCTCGACGCGGGCGGCCACCTGCTCGCCTTCCGGCGCGACGACCGGGCGGTACTGATCTCCGGCGAGACCAGCACCCGTAAGGCGTACACGGCGCTCCAGCTCAACGCCCCGACCGCCGACCTCGTCGACCTGGTCAAGCCCGACGGCCCCTTCCATACCCTGCCCACCGCCCTCGACCGGCCGCTCCTCTTCATCGCCGGTGGCGTGCCGGTCCACCGTGAGGGCCGACTGATCGGCTCCATCGGCGTCGGCGGCGGAGCGCCCGAGCAGGACCACGGGTTCGCCACGGCGGCCGTGGACGCCCTCCGGTAG